The sequence TGTTTGCTTTTAAAGCTATAAAATCTTTTGAGGTTTTGCTTTGAAACGACACAAAGACTCAAACTCCACTCTGCTGTATTTCAGAGCTCTTCTCTGATAAGAGCAACACCCATGAATTTGTGGACTTGGTGAAAGAGTTAGCGCTGCCTGGAGAACTCACTCAGAACAGAAGCTACGACTTTGAGTTCATGCAGGTGGAGAAGCCCTATGAGTCCTACACTGGAGCGAACGTCCGGCTAAGGTACAATCAGAACAATTTGACATAAGGaaagctgcagcttctgatATATTATCTATCACGTGGATGTATTATATTATCTGTGTTTCCTTCTGATACATTTTCCGGACAGGCAATGAACTTTGTTGTTGAGTATCCATGTTCAATCTTATAGAAGTAAACAGTCTGCAGGGCTGCCTTTCTCTAGCTCATCTTTTACTGCTCTCCCTCCAGGGGGCGACAATGAGAGAACATTACAGCAAGGACCAATAAACATATTGCTGGTATTGATAAATATATCAGATGTGCTGggaatataattattataataacaatacagCATTACTATCATTTCAATTACAAGAAAGGCAGctataacaaataaacaatttaatattCTGGACTCTTTGAGTCAGGTGTGTATGTATGAGGGAGGAAATACCTAGCAATGGATTATTATCGTAGCTGGACATCATGTTCATCACTGTATTGGTCTTAAAGCTTGTTGTGTCGGTGTGCTCTTCTTGCAGGTATTTCCTCAGGGTGACAATAGTTCGTCGTCTGTCTGACTTAGTGAAGGAATACGAGTTAATTGTCCACCAGTTAGCCACGTACCCAGATATCAACAACTCAATCAAGATGGAGGTCGGCATTGAAGACTGTCTTCACATCGAGTTCGAGTACAATAAATCCAAGTGAGAATCATTTTGCTTTAACTTCTCTATTGAAGTGAAAACCTCAAGTCGTCAGTTTGTGCAGCTTCTTTCATGTGTCTCTTTACAAGATACCACCTCAAGGACGTGATTGTTGGGAAGATCTACTTCCTGCTGGTCAGGATCAAGATCCAACacatggagctgcagctcaTCAAGAAGGAGATGACAGGCATTGGTAAGAGTCCACGATAGCCATTTGTAGAGATAAGCTAAACTTGAGTAGCATCACTCTGTGCCTGCTTCAAAGCTCAACACATTTGAGCCTTTTCTGTTTCTTAaatgctctgattggtttgatGAATGTGTTGGTCCTTCTTGTTAGGTCCCAGTACTACGACTGAGACGGAGACTGTTGCAAAGTATGAAATCATGGATGGAGCTCCAGTTAAAGGAGAATCAATCCCCATCAGACTGTTCCTGGCAGGTAAGAGCTCTTCACTCACTGCTGCTGACATGATGCAACCTCATGTCCTCACGGTTTCCATTTCCCTCATAGCGGCTCGCttccaaaaaacatttaaatcgGCACATTACAATTCAAATTTTAGTTTGAGTGACAGCCTATCACATCTTCTGCTTCCTTACAGGATATGACTTGACAGCCACCATGAGGGACGTCAACAAGAAGTTCTCTGTGCGCTACTTCCTTAATCTGGTGCTGGTGGACGAAGAGGATAGAAGATACTTTAAACAACAGGTAACACACTCGTTCACACAGCTGTGGCGCTCTTCATCAGTGAGCTATTATCTTACTAACTGTACTTTTCCCTGCATTTATGCCTGTGCCTTCTTGTGTAGGAGGTCGTTTTGTGGAGAAAAGCCCCAGAGAAGATTAGGAAAAGAAACTTCCATCAGCGCTATGAGTCGCCCGAGCCCCGAACCCAGCCGGTCACTGCAGAGCAGCCAGAGATGTGAGCGCGATATCATGAactaagaacacacacagacacaccccaACTCTTCACTGCTGAACAGCCAGAGGTGTGAGAGCTGCCCCAATATCTCCTGGGACTGAGACATGTCT comes from Platichthys flesus chromosome 1, fPlaFle2.1, whole genome shotgun sequence and encodes:
- the vps26a gene encoding vacuolar protein sorting-associated protein 26A — its product is MSFLGGLFGPVCEIDVLLNDAENRKTAELKTEEGKVEKHYLFYDGESVSGKVNLNVRQGGKRLEHQGIRIEFVGQIELFSDKSNTHEFVDLVKELALPGELTQNRSYDFEFMQVEKPYESYTGANVRLRYFLRVTIVRRLSDLVKEYELIVHQLATYPDINNSIKMEVGIEDCLHIEFEYNKSKYHLKDVIVGKIYFLLVRIKIQHMELQLIKKEMTGIGPSTTTETETVAKYEIMDGAPVKGESIPIRLFLAGYDLTATMRDVNKKFSVRYFLNLVLVDEEDRRYFKQQEVVLWRKAPEKIRKRNFHQRYESPEPRTQPVTAEQPEM